The following are encoded together in the Halomonas halophila genome:
- a CDS encoding YchJ family protein: MKDAEPCPCGTGLPLTACCGRYHDGEPAPTPEALMRSRYSAFALGLNDYLLESWAPETRPTALPDDDPTQWVHLEILDHGEDGDTGRVHFRATFREGRRWGALEERSRFRREAGRWVYVDGEPSVTRLKPGRNDPCPCGSGKKGKACCVRG, from the coding sequence ATGAAAGACGCCGAACCCTGCCCCTGCGGCACTGGCCTGCCGCTTACGGCCTGCTGTGGCCGCTACCATGACGGAGAGCCGGCGCCGACGCCCGAGGCGCTGATGCGCTCGCGCTACAGCGCCTTCGCCCTGGGCCTGAACGACTATCTGCTGGAGAGCTGGGCGCCCGAGACGCGTCCGACGGCCTTGCCGGACGACGATCCGACCCAGTGGGTGCACCTCGAGATCCTCGATCACGGCGAGGACGGCGATACCGGCAGGGTGCACTTTCGCGCCACCTTCCGTGAGGGGCGCCGCTGGGGCGCTCTGGAGGAGCGGTCGCGCTTTCGGCGCGAGGCGGGCCGCTGGGTCTACGTGGACGGCGAGCCCTCGGTGACCCGGCTCAAGCCGGGGCGCAACGATCCCTGCCCGTGTGGGAGCGGGAAGAAGGGCAAGGCCTGCTGCGTTCGAGGCTAA
- a CDS encoding DUF2955 domain-containing protein, giving the protein MHRVRRLLLRSAGLVLPHRGHGPEEQEAGESRFSSNDMRQCLRVAFAGMIGFAISHFMHWDYGVFFTVYPMFLVGMIPVFNAHVVRQFLGNACLNVVEVSLVVGLTQHMPVVMTGLAFLLFYSRFRLMAKGPLFLFGANGVLTLSVLLHFASYPEVDLFDLLTHNVVASVLAVCLAALMHLLFPDREARRPPPTVDKPASLVRHQTLIGAIIATLSFAVFQILDLRDSLSAQMATILILFALGYPNARVSAVKRGVGALLGCNMAILMQLLLFTQADHLLLVMLSYWVGLMLFARIHLLEGGGSGVGFGALTTLGILYGQYLGPNQDFVYAALYRFSSMSVAMVVTLVAMAVLHRLLNASPMTRDTAL; this is encoded by the coding sequence GTGCATCGGGTGAGACGGCTGCTGCTGCGCTCCGCAGGACTGGTGCTGCCGCATCGCGGCCATGGCCCCGAGGAGCAGGAAGCCGGGGAGTCTCGCTTCTCGTCCAACGACATGCGGCAGTGCCTGCGCGTGGCTTTCGCGGGCATGATCGGCTTCGCCATCAGCCACTTCATGCACTGGGACTATGGGGTCTTCTTCACCGTCTATCCCATGTTCCTGGTCGGCATGATACCGGTCTTCAATGCGCACGTGGTGCGCCAGTTCCTGGGCAACGCCTGCCTCAACGTGGTCGAGGTGTCGCTGGTGGTCGGGTTGACCCAGCACATGCCGGTGGTAATGACGGGACTGGCGTTCCTGCTGTTCTATTCGCGTTTCCGGCTGATGGCGAAGGGGCCGCTGTTCCTGTTTGGCGCCAACGGCGTGCTGACGCTCAGCGTGCTGTTGCACTTCGCCAGCTATCCCGAGGTCGATCTCTTCGATCTGCTGACCCATAACGTGGTGGCCAGCGTGCTGGCCGTGTGCCTGGCGGCGTTGATGCACCTGCTGTTTCCCGATCGAGAGGCGCGCCGGCCGCCGCCGACGGTCGACAAGCCGGCTTCCCTGGTGCGACACCAGACGCTGATCGGCGCCATCATCGCCACGCTGTCCTTCGCGGTCTTTCAGATCCTGGACCTGAGGGACTCGCTGTCGGCGCAGATGGCCACCATCCTGATCCTCTTCGCGCTGGGTTACCCCAACGCCAGGGTGTCGGCGGTCAAGCGCGGGGTCGGGGCGCTGCTGGGCTGCAACATGGCGATCCTGATGCAGCTGCTGCTGTTCACCCAGGCCGACCATCTGCTGCTGGTGATGCTCAGCTACTGGGTCGGATTGATGCTCTTCGCGCGCATCCATCTGCTCGAGGGCGGAGGATCGGGCGTCGGCTTCGGTGCCCTGACCACCCTGGGCATCCTCTATGGCCAGTACCTGGGCCCGAATCAGGATTTCGTCTATGCCGCCCTGTACCGGTTCAGTTCCATGAGCGTGGCGATGGTCGTCACCCTGGTGGCGATGGCGGTGCTGCATCGGCTGCTCAACGCTTCGCCGATGACACGAGACACGGCGCTCTGA
- the hrpB gene encoding ATP-dependent helicase HrpB: MTKGVNDASPACLPIEARLDDIQAAMAGHARALLVAEPGAGKTTLVPLALLEADWCRGQRLLLLEPRRVAARLAAGHMADSLGEAVGQTVGYRMRGESRVGTETRLEVVTQGVLTRMLQEDPLLEGVAGVIFDEFHERSLEADLGLALTLDAQSVRDDLRLLVMSATLDVASLTAVLGEATPVIECEGRQFPVATHHRPPNRSLKPHDEAARHQAAVVAEALAADEGDALVILPGVGEIRRLARALSDRLPDAAIHELHGRLPLDAQRRALAPDAEGRRRVVLATAIAESSVTVPGVRLVIDAGLERLPVFQPRTGLTRLETRRLNRASADQRRGRAGRQGPGVCYRLWAEEQPLVPDREPEIRQADLAPLAFELARWGITEPQSLSWITPPPAGALSAGRELLRGLGVLDDAHRLTALGRACARWPTHPRLAVMLQRASELDAAALACGLAALLEGRGADDERDLAAALEKRFASPGEDRAWQRDAKRLASLMGCRLSSPRFEALGELLALAWPERIAQRLSPGRFRLAGGGQGTLPESHPLAHAELLVAVALDGEGGGGRIFRAAALDEARLTALHPEAGQWRDHLEWSDERGRLVGERRRGLGAVVLERRPLTSLPPEAAQQALLEAVRRRGLPFDEATEQLRARVALLRRTLGDDWPDWSDEALLDDLDAWLGPYLAGLSRLDEVEALPFARILRDGLAGGQSARIDALAPTHLTVPSGSRVALDYRGETPVLAVKLQEVFGWEAAPRLVDGRVAPLLHLLSPARRPLQVTADLTSFWANGYAEVRKDMRGRYPKHPWPEDPWSAQASARTKRRS; this comes from the coding sequence ATGACCAAAGGCGTGAATGACGCTTCTCCGGCCTGCCTGCCCATCGAGGCGAGGCTTGATGACATCCAGGCCGCGATGGCCGGGCATGCCCGCGCCCTGCTGGTGGCCGAGCCCGGCGCCGGCAAGACCACCCTGGTGCCGCTGGCGCTGCTCGAGGCCGACTGGTGCCGCGGGCAGCGCCTGCTGCTGCTCGAACCCCGCCGCGTGGCCGCCCGGCTGGCGGCGGGGCACATGGCCGATTCCCTGGGCGAAGCCGTGGGGCAGACGGTGGGCTACCGGATGCGCGGCGAGTCCCGCGTCGGGACCGAGACGCGTCTCGAGGTGGTCACCCAGGGCGTGCTGACGCGCATGCTCCAGGAGGACCCGCTGCTCGAGGGCGTGGCCGGGGTGATCTTCGACGAGTTCCACGAGCGCAGCCTCGAGGCCGACCTCGGGCTGGCGTTGACCCTCGACGCCCAGTCGGTGCGCGACGACCTGCGCCTGCTGGTGATGTCGGCGACCCTGGACGTGGCCTCGCTGACCGCCGTGCTCGGCGAGGCAACGCCGGTGATCGAGTGCGAGGGGCGTCAGTTCCCGGTCGCCACCCATCACCGGCCGCCGAATCGCTCGCTCAAGCCCCATGACGAGGCCGCGCGCCATCAGGCGGCGGTGGTCGCCGAGGCGCTGGCGGCCGACGAAGGCGATGCCCTGGTGATCCTGCCGGGCGTCGGCGAGATCCGCCGGCTGGCGCGGGCACTGTCCGATCGGCTGCCCGATGCCGCGATCCACGAGCTTCACGGCCGGCTGCCGCTGGACGCCCAGCGTCGCGCGCTGGCCCCCGACGCCGAAGGCCGCCGCCGGGTGGTGCTGGCGACCGCCATTGCCGAGTCGAGCGTCACCGTGCCCGGCGTGCGGCTGGTGATCGACGCCGGGCTGGAGCGGCTGCCGGTGTTCCAGCCGCGCACCGGCCTGACGCGCCTCGAGACCCGCCGGCTTAACCGGGCCAGCGCCGATCAGCGCCGCGGCCGCGCCGGCCGCCAGGGCCCCGGCGTCTGCTACCGGCTGTGGGCCGAGGAGCAGCCACTGGTGCCGGACCGCGAGCCGGAGATCCGCCAGGCCGACCTGGCCCCGCTGGCCTTCGAGCTGGCGCGCTGGGGCATCACCGAGCCGCAGTCGCTGTCCTGGATCACGCCGCCGCCGGCGGGGGCGCTTTCCGCCGGGCGCGAGCTGCTGCGCGGCCTCGGCGTGCTGGACGATGCCCATCGCCTGACGGCGCTGGGCCGCGCCTGCGCGCGCTGGCCGACCCACCCACGGCTGGCGGTGATGCTTCAGCGCGCGTCCGAGCTCGACGCGGCGGCCCTGGCCTGCGGCCTGGCGGCGCTGCTCGAGGGTCGCGGTGCCGACGACGAGCGCGACCTGGCCGCGGCACTGGAGAAACGCTTCGCCAGCCCCGGCGAGGATCGCGCCTGGCAGCGCGATGCCAAACGCCTGGCGAGCCTGATGGGCTGCCGGCTGTCGTCGCCGCGGTTCGAGGCGCTCGGCGAGCTGCTGGCGCTGGCCTGGCCCGAGCGCATCGCCCAGCGGCTCTCGCCGGGGCGCTTCCGGCTGGCCGGCGGCGGGCAGGGCACGCTGCCCGAGTCGCACCCGCTGGCCCACGCCGAGCTGCTGGTGGCGGTGGCCCTGGACGGCGAGGGCGGCGGCGGGCGGATCTTCCGCGCCGCGGCTCTGGACGAGGCGCGGCTGACGGCGCTGCATCCCGAGGCCGGCCAGTGGCGCGATCATCTCGAATGGTCCGACGAGCGCGGGCGGCTGGTCGGCGAACGCCGCCGTGGGCTCGGTGCCGTGGTGCTCGAGCGCCGGCCGCTGACGTCGCTGCCGCCGGAGGCCGCCCAGCAGGCGCTGCTCGAGGCGGTACGCCGGCGCGGGTTGCCGTTCGACGAGGCCACCGAGCAGCTGCGCGCCCGGGTCGCGCTGCTGCGCCGCACCCTGGGCGACGACTGGCCGGACTGGTCCGACGAGGCGCTGCTCGACGACCTGGACGCCTGGCTCGGCCCCTACCTGGCCGGGCTGTCGCGCCTCGACGAGGTCGAGGCGCTGCCGTTCGCGCGCATCCTCAGAGACGGCCTGGCCGGCGGCCAGTCGGCACGGATCGACGCCCTGGCGCCGACACACCTGACGGTGCCCAGCGGCTCGCGGGTGGCGCTGGACTATCGCGGCGAGACGCCGGTGCTGGCGGTGAAGCTGCAGGAGGTGTTCGGCTGGGAGGCCGCGCCGCGTCTGGTCGACGGCCGGGTCGCGCCGCTGCTGCATCTGCTGTCGCCGGCGCGGCGCCCGCTGCAGGTCACCGCAGACCTGACGAGCTTCTGGGCCAACGGCTACGCCGAGGTGCGCAAGGACATGCGCGGTCGCTATCCCAAGCATCCCTGGCCGGAGGATCCGTGGTCGGCCCAAGCCAGCGCACGGACCAAGCGGCGAAGCTGA
- a CDS encoding DUF938 domain-containing protein: MTDARRYSPAAARNRQPILEVLAEALPGPARVLELASGSGEHACHFAAARPDWDWQPSDPTPEARASIAAWREVVELPNLRSPLALDATGDWPAGRFEAIVAINLIHISPWAVTEALMARAGERLEEGGTLLLYGPYLRVDQPTAASNLAFDADLRSRDPRWGIRDLADVSAEAERYGLWLERLVEMPANNLCLVWRKGLA; the protein is encoded by the coding sequence ATGACCGATGCTCGACGTTACAGCCCTGCCGCGGCCCGCAACCGCCAGCCGATTCTCGAGGTGCTGGCCGAGGCACTGCCCGGCCCGGCCCGGGTGCTCGAGCTGGCCTCCGGGAGCGGCGAGCATGCCTGCCACTTCGCCGCGGCCCGGCCTGACTGGGACTGGCAGCCCAGCGACCCGACCCCGGAGGCTCGGGCTTCCATCGCGGCCTGGCGTGAGGTGGTCGAGCTGCCCAACCTGCGGTCGCCGCTGGCGCTGGATGCTACCGGTGACTGGCCAGCGGGCCGCTTCGAGGCGATCGTCGCCATCAACCTGATCCATATCTCGCCCTGGGCGGTGACCGAGGCCCTGATGGCGCGGGCCGGAGAGCGTCTCGAGGAAGGCGGTACGTTGCTGCTTTACGGCCCCTACCTGCGCGTGGATCAACCGACCGCGGCCAGCAACCTGGCATTCGACGCCGATCTGCGGTCGCGGGACCCGCGCTGGGGGATCCGCGATCTGGCGGACGTGAGCGCGGAGGCAGAGCGATACGGCCTCTGGCTCGAGCGCCTGGTCGAGATGCCGGCCAACAACCTCTGCCTGGTATGGAGAAAGGGGCTGGCGTAG
- a CDS encoding Na+/H+ antiporter family protein, whose translation MNAIVLAILVMVTLSLMRVSVVFALIAATLVGGLYAGMPIGEIMDAFNDGLGNGATVAISYAVLGAFAVALSRSGITQLLSQKAIAGLRLDQGIPHRRTIVYVLLGVLLAFSVSSQNLIPVHIAFIPVLVPPLLKLMNHLKLDRRAVACVITFGITAPYMLLPVGFGSIFLHDILLTNLNNNGLDVTAAMVPTAMIVPIGGMAIGLVVAILFSYRGKRSYEDRDLAHGDETPAEAAGHLKPWQIAVLGLSLVGTVVVQLVSGSMVLGGLFGFAVLSVSGVFHWHEQDDIFTEGMRMMALVGFIMIAAAGFASVMQASGQVESLVESSTALIGDHKGLAALVMLLVGLFITMGIGSSFSTIPIIASIYVPLAIGFGFSPMATIALVGTAAALGDAGSPASDSTLGPTAGLNADGQHDHIWDSVVPTFLHYNIPLIGFGWLAAMML comes from the coding sequence ATGAACGCCATCGTGCTTGCCATCCTGGTCATGGTCACCCTGAGCCTGATGCGGGTGTCCGTGGTCTTCGCGCTGATCGCCGCCACCCTGGTCGGCGGCCTCTATGCCGGCATGCCGATCGGCGAGATCATGGACGCCTTCAACGACGGCCTGGGCAACGGGGCCACCGTGGCCATCTCCTACGCCGTGCTCGGCGCCTTCGCGGTGGCCCTGTCACGCTCGGGCATCACCCAGCTCCTGTCCCAGAAGGCCATCGCCGGTCTCCGGCTGGACCAGGGAATCCCCCACCGCCGCACCATCGTCTATGTGCTGCTCGGCGTGCTGCTGGCCTTCTCGGTCAGCTCGCAGAACCTGATCCCGGTGCACATCGCCTTCATCCCGGTGCTGGTGCCGCCACTGCTCAAGCTGATGAACCACCTGAAGCTCGACCGTCGCGCCGTGGCCTGCGTGATCACCTTCGGTATCACCGCACCGTACATGCTGCTGCCGGTAGGCTTCGGCTCGATCTTTCTCCACGACATCCTGCTGACCAACCTCAACAACAACGGCCTCGACGTGACCGCCGCCATGGTGCCCACGGCGATGATCGTGCCGATCGGCGGCATGGCGATCGGCCTGGTCGTGGCGATCCTGTTCAGCTATCGCGGCAAGCGCAGCTACGAAGACCGCGACCTGGCCCACGGCGACGAGACACCCGCCGAGGCCGCCGGCCACCTCAAGCCCTGGCAGATCGCCGTGCTCGGCCTGTCGCTGGTCGGCACCGTGGTGGTACAGCTGGTCAGCGGTTCCATGGTGCTCGGCGGCCTGTTCGGCTTCGCCGTACTCTCCGTCAGCGGCGTGTTCCACTGGCACGAGCAGGACGACATCTTCACCGAAGGCATGCGCATGATGGCGCTGGTCGGCTTCATCATGATCGCGGCCGCCGGCTTCGCCAGCGTCATGCAGGCCAGCGGCCAGGTCGAGAGCCTGGTGGAAAGCTCCACCGCCCTGATCGGCGACCACAAGGGCTTGGCCGCCCTGGTCATGCTGCTGGTGGGCCTGTTCATCACCATGGGCATCGGCTCGTCGTTCTCGACCATCCCGATCATCGCCTCGATCTACGTGCCGCTGGCGATCGGCTTCGGCTTCTCGCCGATGGCCACCATCGCCCTGGTCGGCACCGCCGCCGCCCTGGGCGACGCCGGCTCACCGGCCTCGGACTCCACCCTCGGCCCGACCGCCGGCCTCAACGCCGACGGCCAGCACGACCACATCTGGGACAGCGTGGTGCCGACCTTCCTGCACTACAACATCCCGCTGATCGGCTTCGGCTGGCTCGCCGCCATGATGCTCTGA
- a CDS encoding HlyD family secretion protein, with the protein MTPDQSFARWVRVALAAFGVLFVYFIIADTFMPMTPQARVLRPVVRVAPEVSARVEAVAVTNNQRVERGDVLFSLDRAPFELALHQARLAREAAVRDNALLEADLAEAHADLDAARASAEELAGERRRAETMLSRHSISRQRVDSIVAEERQARSSVAAAQARIRQLEVQLGERGDGNLQLRQADNAIDQAELDLSHTLVRAERDGVVTNLQLREGDYVTRGQSALAVVGEGLDLVADLREKSLRHVREGESARVVFDALPGRVFEARVASRDAGVQDGQLAADGTLADIPATDRWVRDAQRVRLHLEVEDPPEPLPVSGARATVQLLPEANPLATLFGGLQIRLMSWLHYVY; encoded by the coding sequence ATGACTCCAGATCAGAGTTTCGCGCGCTGGGTCCGGGTCGCGCTGGCGGCCTTCGGCGTGCTGTTCGTCTACTTCATCATCGCCGACACCTTCATGCCGATGACCCCCCAGGCCCGGGTGCTACGCCCCGTGGTGCGGGTCGCGCCGGAGGTGTCGGCCCGCGTCGAGGCGGTGGCCGTGACCAACAATCAACGGGTCGAACGCGGCGACGTGCTGTTCTCGCTCGATCGCGCGCCCTTCGAACTGGCGCTGCACCAGGCCCGGCTTGCCCGAGAGGCGGCGGTCCGCGACAACGCGCTGCTCGAGGCCGATCTCGCCGAGGCGCATGCCGATCTCGATGCGGCCCGGGCCTCCGCCGAGGAGCTGGCCGGGGAGCGCCGTCGAGCCGAGACGATGCTCAGTCGCCACAGCATCTCCCGGCAGCGGGTCGACAGTATCGTGGCCGAGGAGCGCCAGGCGCGTTCCTCGGTGGCGGCGGCCCAGGCCCGCATCCGTCAGCTGGAGGTGCAGCTCGGCGAACGCGGCGACGGCAACCTGCAGCTGCGCCAGGCGGATAACGCCATCGACCAGGCCGAGCTCGACCTGTCGCACACTCTGGTGCGCGCCGAGCGCGACGGCGTGGTGACCAACCTTCAGCTGCGCGAGGGCGATTACGTCACCCGCGGGCAGTCGGCGCTGGCGGTGGTGGGCGAGGGGCTCGACCTGGTCGCCGACCTGCGCGAGAAGAGCCTTCGACACGTGCGCGAAGGGGAATCGGCCCGGGTGGTCTTCGACGCCCTCCCGGGACGGGTGTTCGAGGCGCGTGTGGCCTCGCGGGATGCCGGCGTGCAGGATGGTCAGCTGGCCGCGGACGGCACGCTGGCGGACATTCCGGCGACCGACCGCTGGGTACGCGACGCCCAGCGCGTTCGCCTCCACCTCGAGGTGGAGGATCCGCCCGAGCCGCTGCCCGTCAGCGGCGCGCGGGCCACCGTGCAGCTGTTGCCCGAGGCGAATCCACTGGCGACCCTGTTCGGCGGCCTGCAGATCCGGCTGATGTCCTGGCTGCACTATGTCTATTGA
- a CDS encoding cation-translocating P-type ATPase: MDVAYHSPTTSWHALSAEEALDRQQSHPRGLTDEAVAERQRRFGPNRLPQARPRSAWRRLASQFANLLIVILIVAALGSLALGAIVDAIAILSVVAIIALVGYVQEGRAEQALARIRDLLAPSAQVLRGGRRQEVPAEALVPGDIVLLESGDRVPADLRLLEARRLRHQEATLTGESLPVDKGTAAVAENAELGDRSSMAYAGTLVAQGSARGLVVAIGADTELGRISALLSRVEPLRTPLLRQLDRAGRVLATLILACAIATALVGVLLHGSPWPTMFMAAVGLAVAAIPEGLPAIVTIGLALGVQAMARSRAIIRRLPAVETLGSVSTICSDKTGTLTRNEMTAQAIWLPEGEFHLDGIGFAPEGAFHRVDDGETSPAPLDLDDQHALRHFLNVGVLCNDAELVHEDETWRIHGDPTEGALVVAAAKAGLPVVQARRHHVRHDAIPFDAGRQYMATLHDMEGSPRLLVKGAPDRLLAMCHRVRTDRGEDSLDLSLWEQRLHALSDRGLRVLALAEKPLSSSLKLTDEHAESELVLLGLVGMLDPPREEAIAAVAECRAAGIRPVMITGDHGVTARAIAERLGFANTGRVISGHEIESMSEAALIDSVMTVDVFARATPEHKLRLVEALQSCGEVCAMTGDGVNDGPALKRADVGVAMGRQGTAAAREAAEMVLADDNFATIVAAIREGRKVYDNIRKTITFLLPTNGAQGLAIMVAVLCGALLPVSPLQALWVNMAVAVTLGLALAFEPGEHDLMRRPPRKPDAALLDLFLLWRVIFVSTLLLLATYGIFTWIHDMQGGALEQARSGAVNMLVAGSAAYLVNSRYLIQGVLSWRGLFGSRPVWVAIGLIAVIQLAWTYVPVLQRLFGAAGLAPMHWVVILATALAVLLIVEGEKALWRRRA; this comes from the coding sequence ATGGACGTCGCCTATCACTCCCCGACCACATCCTGGCACGCCCTGAGTGCCGAAGAGGCCCTCGATCGCCAACAGAGCCATCCGCGCGGCCTGACCGACGAGGCCGTCGCCGAGCGCCAGCGACGCTTCGGTCCCAACCGCCTGCCCCAGGCACGCCCTCGCTCCGCCTGGCGCAGGCTGGCGTCACAGTTCGCGAACCTGCTGATCGTCATTCTGATCGTCGCGGCCCTCGGCAGCCTGGCCCTTGGCGCCATCGTGGATGCCATTGCCATCCTCTCCGTGGTCGCCATCATCGCACTGGTCGGCTACGTCCAGGAAGGCCGTGCCGAGCAGGCGCTGGCCCGCATTCGCGACCTGCTTGCCCCAAGCGCCCAGGTACTGCGCGGCGGCCGCCGCCAGGAAGTGCCTGCCGAGGCACTGGTGCCGGGAGACATCGTCCTGCTGGAGAGCGGCGATCGAGTGCCTGCCGACCTGCGCCTGCTGGAGGCACGTCGGCTGCGTCACCAGGAGGCCACACTGACCGGCGAGTCGTTACCCGTGGACAAGGGCACCGCAGCGGTGGCGGAAAACGCCGAGCTCGGCGATCGCAGCAGCATGGCCTATGCCGGCACCCTGGTGGCGCAGGGCAGCGCCCGGGGGCTGGTGGTGGCGATCGGAGCCGACACCGAACTCGGCCGCATCTCCGCGCTGCTGAGCAGGGTCGAGCCACTGCGCACGCCGCTGCTGCGCCAGCTCGACCGCGCCGGACGGGTACTGGCAACGCTGATCCTGGCATGCGCGATCGCCACGGCGCTGGTCGGCGTGCTGCTGCACGGGAGTCCCTGGCCGACGATGTTCATGGCCGCGGTAGGCCTCGCGGTCGCGGCCATCCCGGAGGGGCTGCCGGCCATCGTCACCATCGGCCTGGCGCTGGGAGTTCAGGCCATGGCCCGCTCGCGAGCCATCATCCGCCGTCTTCCCGCGGTGGAGACCCTGGGGTCAGTATCGACGATCTGCTCGGACAAGACCGGCACCCTGACCCGCAACGAGATGACCGCCCAGGCGATCTGGCTGCCCGAAGGCGAGTTTCACCTCGACGGCATCGGCTTCGCCCCCGAGGGCGCATTCCACCGCGTAGACGACGGCGAGACCAGCCCGGCCCCGCTCGACCTCGATGACCAGCATGCCCTGCGTCACTTCCTGAACGTCGGCGTACTGTGCAACGACGCCGAGCTGGTCCACGAAGACGAGACATGGCGCATCCATGGCGACCCTACCGAGGGGGCGCTGGTGGTGGCCGCCGCCAAGGCCGGCCTGCCGGTGGTGCAGGCGCGCCGTCATCATGTCCGACACGACGCCATCCCCTTCGACGCCGGACGTCAGTACATGGCCACCCTCCACGACATGGAAGGGAGTCCCCGCCTGCTGGTCAAGGGCGCGCCGGACAGGCTGCTGGCGATGTGTCACCGGGTGCGCACCGACCGGGGCGAGGACTCACTGGATCTTTCTCTCTGGGAGCAACGCCTCCATGCCCTGTCCGACAGGGGCCTGCGCGTGCTGGCCCTGGCCGAGAAACCGCTGTCCTCAAGCCTGAAGCTGACCGACGAGCACGCCGAGTCGGAACTGGTACTGCTGGGTCTGGTGGGCATGCTCGACCCGCCCCGGGAGGAAGCCATCGCCGCGGTGGCCGAGTGCCGGGCCGCGGGCATTCGTCCGGTCATGATCACCGGCGACCACGGCGTCACCGCGCGCGCTATCGCCGAGCGGCTGGGCTTCGCCAACACGGGCCGGGTGATCAGCGGCCACGAGATCGAGAGCATGTCCGAGGCGGCGCTGATCGACAGCGTCATGACGGTAGACGTCTTCGCAAGAGCCACCCCCGAGCACAAGCTACGGCTGGTCGAGGCCCTGCAGTCATGCGGTGAGGTCTGCGCGATGACCGGCGATGGCGTCAACGACGGCCCGGCCCTCAAGCGCGCCGACGTGGGCGTAGCCATGGGGCGACAGGGCACGGCGGCGGCTCGGGAGGCCGCGGAGATGGTCCTGGCCGACGACAACTTCGCCACCATCGTCGCCGCCATCCGCGAGGGCCGTAAGGTCTACGACAACATCCGCAAGACCATCACCTTCCTGCTGCCCACCAACGGCGCCCAGGGCCTGGCCATCATGGTCGCGGTGCTGTGCGGGGCGCTGCTGCCGGTGAGCCCGCTCCAGGCGCTGTGGGTCAACATGGCCGTGGCGGTGACCCTGGGCCTCGCCCTGGCCTTCGAACCCGGCGAACACGACCTGATGCGACGCCCACCAAGGAAACCGGACGCCGCCCTGCTGGACCTCTTCCTGCTGTGGCGGGTGATCTTCGTCTCGACGCTGCTGCTGCTGGCCACCTATGGCATTTTCACCTGGATCCACGACATGCAAGGCGGCGCGCTCGAGCAGGCCAGATCCGGTGCGGTCAACATGTTGGTCGCGGGCTCCGCCGCCTACCTGGTCAACAGCCGCTACCTGATCCAGGGGGTGCTCTCATGGCGGGGCCTGTTCGGCAGTCGTCCGGTATGGGTGGCCATCGGCCTGATTGCCGTCATCCAGCTGGCCTGGACCTACGTGCCCGTCCTGCAACGCCTGTTCGGCGCCGCAGGCCTGGCGCCGATGCACTGGGTCGTGATCCTGGCCACTGCGCTGGCCGTACTGCTGATCGTCGAGGGGGAAAAGGCGCTGTGGCGCCGTCGAGCCTGA